The DNA sequence CACTCGAATTTCTACGCGGGATTCGCGGAACGTCGCGGGTTGGATCCGTGCGTGACGTGGGCTCAGAACCAGCGGGCTTCAGCAGCCCGCGGGCTGCGGGAGCTTGGCTACACCGTCGTCGAGCCTCCCGGGGGCTCGCCGCCATTGACCGCGACACCGACGCCCGACCCCGCGCCTTCGCCCCCGCCCATGCCCGCGCAAACTGCGCAAGCAACGACGACGTGGGTCTTGGACACGAGCGTGTACGACGAGGACACGGGAGCCAAACGTTACCTTGCCCTCGCCGCACAGAATAGGCGGGTCCTCCTGGTTCGCTGCCAAGACAACCTCATTGACACATTTGTCTACTTCGGCGAAGACGCCCATATCTCAGGCGATATCAATGGTCTGGTGGCGACGCAATGGAGATTCGACGCCAATCCCACGATTTCAGGCGTCTGAGGCACGGCGACAGACAAGCAGTTCATATTCTCAGGCGCCGCCGTGGCGATGGCACGGCAGATTTTCGCAGCCAGCCGATTCCGCATCCAGGCCACCGACCTGCTGAGCGGCAACCAGTACTTTGCGGACTTCACTCTCGATGGGCGCAGCGATCGGAACCATCCTGTCCGGCGCGTTTTCGGCGAATGCGGTCTCACTATCGGTGAGAGCTACGAGGGTGAGGCCTTCTGTCGGGACACGCCGGCCTGGCCCAACGGCACCTATCTGGGCCAGATGCACCCCTTCCATGCCGACTTTTACAAGGGCTTCGCCGAGAGGCGCGGTTGGGAGCCGTGTGAGACCTGGGCAACCGACCAGCGCAACTCGGCGATACGCGGCCTGCGTGCGCTGGGGTATACCGTTACCGGCAATCCGCCGTAGTCGCGTAGCAAACCGCGCCCCGGCGCGGCGGAATTCGTCGCCCCGGACATCGCCCACACGGATTGACCACGTCTTCAAACACCCGTCCGCCATCCGTCCGGTCCGAATATGTCGGAGAGAGCTTGTGCCCGCCCCGCACCTCGAGGCGGGGGTGAGTTGGCGACCGGTCGTGCGCACCGGATTCCCTCTCCCCTCCGAGGGAGACGGATAGGGTGAGGAGGAATCCGGTCGTCCTCTATGACGGCGAGTGCGCCTTCTGCCGCGTCTGCGCCAGGGTCCTGCGGCGCCTCGACCGCCGCCACCGCCTTGATCTGCTGGACTTCAACCGGCCCGAGGCCGATGCCTTGTTGGAGTCGCTACCGGCCGCTGAACACCGCACCGCCCTGCACGTCGCGGACGTCGATGGCACGGTCCGCTCCTCCGGTCCGGCGCTGCGCCGGGCGCTGGCCGAGGCCCTGGGTCCAGCCGCGGAACGGCTGCTCGCCAACGCGGTCGTCGCGCCGCTGGTCGACGCCGCCTATCGGATCGTGGCCGCGCAACGTCACCGCCTCGGGTGGATCGAGCGACTGATGCCCTGAGGCAATGCGCTCACAACCGCTGGGGCACAGGCCTGCGGCTCAAACAGCAGCACGGCCGTGCGCGAGTCCTCGACGCCGCCTAGCTGTATTGACCACAGAGCAGTGAGACACGGCTGACGTGGAGAGCGCAAACGGCAACCTCCCCGCTGGGATCACGGCGCTCCGGGCGGCGCGGCCTGACCGTTTTCATTCGAGCCCCAGCAGGCGATGGAGCCATCAGTCCTCACTCCGCACGTGTGAAAGTCCCCCGCGCTCACCGAGGCAAAACGATCGCTAGAGGGACTGGACTGGCCGTATTCGTTGTGGCCCCAGCATTCCACGGAGCCGTCCCGCCTCAAGCTGCAGGCGTGGCGAC is a window from the Chloroflexota bacterium genome containing:
- a CDS encoding DCC1-like thiol-disulfide oxidoreductase family protein yields the protein MRRNPVVLYDGECAFCRVCARVLRRLDRRHRLDLLDFNRPEADALLESLPAAEHRTALHVADVDGTVRSSGPALRRALAEALGPAAERLLANAVVAPLVDAAYRIVAAQRHRLGWIERLMP